Proteins from one bacterium genomic window:
- a CDS encoding ABC transporter permease → MTGYMLRRLAGSALLVLALLTAVFFVVRLAPGDPAELHLDPDLGSLQRDQVRARLGLDAPLHVQYHRWLANALLRGDLGRSMQYHRPVTTLLADAIPNTLLLTVSAYAVHLALAVWGGVWMARRKGTRAERGATAAALALYSLPAFWLGLMLILIFSRALGWLPAGGMHAPDAALMAWPARLWDTMRHLVMPVLVLGVASAAGTARYLRSSLVDVLASDFILAARARGLSERAVVWRHAVRNALLPAVTLVGLNLPFLLGGAVVTETVFAWPGMGRLAVEAIFARDYPVIMGATALSAVMVVLGNLLADIAYGCVDPRIRLGGGGRS, encoded by the coding sequence ATGACCGGTTACATGCTCCGGCGTCTGGCGGGTTCGGCGCTGCTCGTGCTCGCCCTGTTGACGGCGGTGTTCTTCGTGGTGCGTCTCGCTCCCGGCGATCCGGCCGAACTGCATCTCGACCCCGACCTGGGATCGCTGCAACGCGATCAGGTGCGCGCGAGGCTGGGCCTGGACGCGCCGTTGCACGTCCAGTACCACCGCTGGCTCGCCAACGCGCTGCTGCGCGGCGACCTCGGCCGCAGCATGCAGTATCATCGGCCCGTCACCACGCTGCTGGCCGACGCGATTCCCAACACGCTGCTGCTGACCGTCAGCGCCTACGCGGTGCATCTCGCCCTCGCGGTGTGGGGCGGGGTCTGGATGGCCCGCCGCAAGGGGACGCGGGCCGAGAGGGGGGCGACCGCCGCCGCGCTGGCGCTGTATTCCCTGCCCGCCTTCTGGCTCGGCCTGATGCTCATCCTGATCTTCTCGCGCGCGCTCGGCTGGCTGCCGGCGGGAGGCATGCATGCGCCCGACGCGGCGCTCATGGCCTGGCCGGCGCGCCTCTGGGACACGATGCGCCATCTCGTAATGCCGGTGCTGGTGCTCGGCGTGGCCTCGGCCGCCGGCACCGCGCGGTACCTGCGCAGCAGTCTCGTCGACGTGCTCGCCAGCGATTTCATCCTCGCCGCGCGGGCGCGCGGCCTGTCCGAGCGGGCGGTCGTCTGGCGGCACGCCGTGCGCAACGCCCTGTTGCCGGCCGTGACGCTGGTGGGGCTGAACCTGCCGTTCCTGCTGGGGGGCGCCGTCGTGACCGAGACCGTCTTCGCCTGGCCCGGCATGGGGCGGCTCGCCGTCGAAGCCATCTTCGCGCGCGATTACCCCGTGATCATGGGTGCGACGGCGCTCTCGGCCGTCATGGTGGTGCTCGGCAACCTGCTCGCCGACATCGCCTATGGCTGTGTGGACCCGAGGATCCGTCTGGGCGGGGGGGGGCGGTCATGA
- a CDS encoding ABC transporter permease has product MSRDAVRGGPGLLRRLDASSRWGLAIVLLIVVLAVSAGPLSPDDPSAVGGAETHLRAPSFRHPLGTDVLGRDVLSRLLHGGRASLIVGWLSVLLAVVLGTSIGLAAGIGPAWLDCALMAATDVFLAFPRIFLILLLVAVATPSLVLVTVVIGITGWMSVARLVRAEALALRERDFVLAARGLELSSVRLAWRHVLPHVLPLVLVAATLRLGSAVLLESFLSYLGLGAQEPLISWGAMIEHGQGHLLDAWWLTAFPGLAITLMVVSYNLLGDGIRDLLDPRGGVRRRGR; this is encoded by the coding sequence ATGAGCCGCGACGCAGTGCGGGGCGGTCCGGGGCTGCTGAGAAGGCTGGACGCCTCGTCGCGCTGGGGATTGGCCATCGTCCTGCTCATCGTGGTGCTGGCCGTGTCCGCCGGTCCCCTCTCGCCGGACGATCCCAGCGCCGTGGGTGGCGCCGAGACGCATCTCCGGGCCCCCAGCTTCAGACACCCCCTCGGTACGGACGTGCTCGGCCGCGACGTGCTCAGCCGTCTCTTGCACGGCGGCCGCGCCTCGCTGATCGTGGGCTGGCTCAGTGTCCTGCTGGCAGTGGTGCTGGGCACGTCGATCGGTCTGGCGGCGGGCATCGGCCCCGCCTGGCTGGATTGCGCGCTCATGGCGGCGACGGACGTCTTCCTCGCCTTTCCGCGCATCTTCCTGATCCTGCTGCTGGTCGCGGTGGCGACGCCCTCGCTCGTCCTGGTGACCGTCGTGATCGGCATCACGGGCTGGATGAGCGTGGCGCGACTGGTCAGGGCCGAAGCGCTGGCCCTGCGCGAAAGGGACTTCGTCCTCGCGGCCCGCGGACTCGAACTCTCGAGCGTGCGTCTGGCGTGGCGGCACGTCCTGCCCCACGTTCTGCCCCTGGTCCTGGTGGCCGCCACCCTGCGCCTCGGCAGCGCGGTCCTGCTGGAGTCTTTCCTGAGCTACCTCGGACTGGGCGCCCAGGAGCCCCTGATTTCCTGGGGCGCCATGATCGAGCACGGCCAGGGTCATCTGCTGGACGCCTGGTGGCTGACCGCCTTCCCCGGCCTGGCCATTACCCTGATGGTGGTGTCCTACAACCTGCTCGGGGACGGCATCCGGGATCTCCTGGATCCGCGCGGCGGGGTGCGGAGGCGGGGCAGATGA